One segment of Rhodothermus bifroesti DNA contains the following:
- a CDS encoding peptidyl-prolyl cis-trans isomerase, with the protein MKIWGFILGGWMAFSAVLRPGQAQDVVLAQGPGVHLTLENFKEAYTDYLLRTGRTDSPLLRLQFARQLVAEALVVHEARQQGIEADPVYQEERAALEMKLLVEAYARQVLYDTVQVRETDLAEAFVRLNTQLRARYLLAPTRAAAESLRARLEAGESFETLAREVFRDTLLAHRGGDVGWFSFDDMDPAFEETAFSLKVGEISSPVQTAYGWAILQVTDRFSKPVLTETEFAQKRPLLERYLRYRKQQAAREACARSLADSLAIRFEPATLRRLYDRITGRVEQPLETLDPELLQAPLLTFGLKGARTTWTVADFRAQAQRTSRAQREAAARSVEALQEFARGLVVRHVLAERARNAGLDRTPGFAQTLQKALDRWVYDYIKQQALAQLRLPEDTLQAYYTAHQEYFRLPARRAVWEILVPTEAEAYRLRAALDTADFSDLARRYSKRPGAATTGGYLGYVTQEQLGKVGAQVFAAQEGEVLGPLHIPAGYVLLKVGGWRPEQPMTFEEARPQIEALLRPEFARQHWQHYLEQVLARYADKVTWTKDFRLEAPAAMRMP; encoded by the coding sequence ATGAAGATCTGGGGTTTCATATTGGGGGGATGGATGGCGTTTTCCGCTGTCCTTAGGCCAGGGCAGGCACAGGACGTCGTGCTGGCCCAAGGTCCAGGCGTTCACCTAACGCTTGAAAATTTTAAGGAAGCCTATACCGACTATCTGCTGCGCACAGGTCGGACCGATAGTCCGCTACTGCGCCTGCAATTTGCCCGCCAACTGGTAGCCGAAGCATTGGTCGTTCATGAAGCCCGTCAGCAGGGCATTGAGGCGGATCCGGTCTATCAGGAAGAACGGGCTGCCTTGGAGATGAAACTGCTGGTGGAAGCTTATGCCCGGCAGGTGCTTTACGACACGGTGCAGGTACGCGAAACCGACTTGGCCGAAGCTTTTGTGCGCCTAAACACGCAGCTTCGTGCCCGATATTTGCTGGCACCTACGCGTGCAGCTGCCGAGTCGCTGCGGGCTCGCCTCGAGGCCGGGGAGTCGTTCGAGACCTTGGCGCGCGAAGTCTTTCGCGACACGCTGCTGGCCCATCGCGGTGGCGACGTGGGTTGGTTTTCGTTCGATGATATGGATCCGGCTTTTGAAGAGACGGCCTTCTCCCTAAAGGTAGGCGAGATTTCCTCGCCGGTGCAGACGGCCTACGGTTGGGCTATTCTTCAGGTAACCGACCGCTTCTCAAAACCAGTGCTGACGGAAACGGAGTTTGCCCAAAAGCGACCGTTGCTTGAGCGCTATCTCCGCTACCGGAAACAGCAAGCTGCACGGGAGGCCTGTGCCCGTAGCCTGGCCGACTCACTGGCCATTCGCTTTGAGCCAGCAACCCTACGCCGGCTTTACGATCGGATCACCGGTCGCGTAGAACAACCGCTCGAAACGCTCGATCCAGAGCTGTTGCAGGCCCCCTTGCTGACGTTTGGCCTTAAAGGCGCGCGCACAACGTGGACCGTAGCTGACTTTCGGGCTCAGGCGCAGCGTACCAGCCGGGCCCAGCGTGAAGCCGCTGCCCGCTCCGTTGAAGCCCTGCAGGAGTTTGCTCGGGGGTTGGTGGTGCGGCATGTACTGGCTGAACGGGCACGAAACGCCGGTTTAGACCGCACCCCAGGGTTTGCGCAAACCTTGCAAAAAGCACTAGACCGATGGGTCTATGACTACATAAAACAGCAGGCGCTAGCCCAACTAAGGCTCCCGGAAGACACACTGCAGGCCTACTACACTGCCCACCAGGAATACTTCCGGCTACCCGCGAGGCGTGCCGTCTGGGAAATCCTGGTGCCTACCGAAGCCGAGGCTTACCGCCTGCGGGCTGCGCTCGACACAGCAGATTTCTCTGATTTGGCGCGGCGCTATTCGAAGCGACCAGGTGCCGCGACTACAGGAGGATATCTGGGTTACGTGACGCAGGAGCAACTAGGCAAGGTCGGAGCACAGGTGTTTGCTGCACAAGAAGGGGAAGTGCTAGGGCCGCTGCATATTCCAGCCGGCTACGTACTCCTAAAAGTGGGGGGCTGGAGGCCAGAACAGCCGATGACCTTTGAAGAAGCAAGGCCGCAGATTGAAGCATTGCTCCGACCGGAATTTGCACGCCAGCACTGGCAACACTACCTGGAGCAGGTGCTGGCGCGCTATGCCGACAAAGTGACCTGGACAAAAGATTTTCGCTTAGAAGCGCCAGCCGCTATGCGCATGCCCTGA
- a CDS encoding metallophosphoesterase: MILFFADMHLGRADPATERANEAALLRCLETLADRTQHLFLVGDVFHHYIEYRYLVPKGFVRFQALLAAWTARGIPVTYLVGNHDPWHQGYFAQELGVRVVFRPLIEPLLGRRVYLDHGDLAIAGPLARRLRRLLRHPVPVWLYRTLLPGDWGLQLARWTTRLRPEVLNQKTIERLRRYAHHLLSTQQADLVVLGHSHYAELACWPEGCYLNPGCWYQQQTFGLLDHATLKLCRWTSRGIETLTQYELP, encoded by the coding sequence GTGATTCTCTTCTTTGCCGATATGCACCTGGGGCGTGCCGATCCCGCAACCGAGCGGGCCAATGAAGCCGCCTTGCTGCGCTGCCTTGAAACGTTAGCTGACCGCACGCAGCATTTGTTTTTGGTTGGAGATGTATTTCACCACTACATCGAATATCGCTACCTGGTGCCTAAAGGCTTCGTACGCTTTCAGGCGCTACTGGCAGCGTGGACGGCGCGTGGCATTCCGGTAACCTATTTAGTAGGCAACCATGATCCTTGGCATCAAGGCTATTTTGCCCAAGAGCTAGGCGTACGTGTGGTCTTTAGGCCCTTGATTGAACCCCTCTTGGGGCGTCGCGTTTATCTAGATCATGGTGACCTGGCCATTGCTGGTCCGCTGGCGCGTCGGCTGCGTCGGTTGTTGCGTCACCCCGTGCCGGTTTGGCTCTACCGCACGCTACTGCCCGGCGACTGGGGGCTTCAACTGGCACGGTGGACAACGCGGCTGCGCCCCGAGGTGCTTAATCAAAAAACCATTGAACGCTTACGCCGCTACGCCCACCACCTACTGTCCACGCAGCAAGCCGACCTTGTCGTCTTAGGGCATAGCCACTATGCGGAATTGGCCTGCTGGCCAGAAGGCTGCTATCTTAACCCAGGCTGCTGGTATCAGCAGCAAACCTTTGGTCTGCTCGACCATGCAACGCTTAAGCTATGTCGCTGGACCTCAAGGGGCATCGAAACGTTGACCCAGTACGAACTTCCTTGA
- a CDS encoding TonB-dependent receptor, with product MGKAFTFCIALILPLFFGFAAHAQTTGKIAGRVIDAGTGAPLPGVSVYIEGTTQGAATDINGEYVIIGIRPGTYTVVASFVGYATERREGVQVGSGLTTQVDFALREEVIEGEEIIVVAPPITVRKDLTSSEARVTAETIERLPVQELSQVLALQAGVTQRGGLHIRGGRASEVVVMVDGVPVTDNFDGSTAVQLENEGIQELQVISGTFNAEYGNAMSGVINVVTKEGRSDRWAGSIKAYSGSYLVFGEGGEAYLRGVEVERYTRQGIQYRDVDPYGYLPLNPRHYYNLETALEGPVLTPKLTLFGLVRYFHNDGWLYGVRLFNMDGTYGDSSLVPMNTFSKLSWQGNLRLQVTPNLFINLIGLGSVTRSRPYDLYWRWNPDGRTRSYDNGYNLKLQIKHLLSARTFYTVHLTTFWREAWSRRFDNPLDARYNGLAILPPDSIEVAPGIWVPYLTGGGRFARGGMDMGHFRRTSQAYFAKADLTSQVARNHLVKIGAEVRLDRLDFTAFSLIPKTDAEGNVIVPFEPAVPQETSLQFQRYSDVKPLTASAYVQDKIEFENFIVNVGLRFDYFDARTPVPADPSDPNIYFPFKKIHIYKDLNGDGVITVDEEREDNRFTLEEREAFWWKYPKPKLQLSPRLGIAYPITESGVLHFSYGHFLQIPTLNLLFANYGYKIPNNSGSYGPYGNPDLDAQRTVMYEIGFKQGIGPFVIDVTAYARDVRDWVSTSTPIETEIPGVVYVIYTNRDYASTRGVTATLSRRFEAGWGFDLSYTYQVAEGSNSNPEEEFFARLGNQQPSLALLPLDWDQRHKVAASLYLGGRHWGASLLGIWGSGFPYTPSFPEAAITGPNVPPAFPRNARRMPSTWQLDLYVYRDFEVAGVRPRLFAQVYNLLDRRNPVAVFGDTGRPDVTLPQQQAASFDPGYFVRPEHYSEPRRLHIGLELQF from the coding sequence ATGGGTAAAGCGTTTACATTTTGCATTGCGTTGATTTTGCCCTTGTTTTTCGGGTTTGCTGCACATGCGCAAACCACAGGGAAAATTGCCGGTCGGGTGATCGATGCAGGGACCGGTGCGCCTTTACCTGGGGTTAGCGTGTATATCGAGGGCACAACCCAAGGGGCAGCCACGGACATTAACGGCGAATATGTAATTATTGGCATTCGACCAGGGACCTACACGGTAGTGGCTTCTTTTGTGGGTTATGCGACCGAGCGCCGTGAAGGTGTACAGGTAGGCAGCGGATTGACCACACAGGTTGACTTTGCGTTACGTGAAGAAGTAATCGAAGGGGAAGAAATTATTGTGGTTGCGCCCCCGATCACGGTACGCAAAGACCTGACGAGCTCCGAGGCGCGCGTAACCGCCGAGACGATTGAGCGTCTCCCAGTACAAGAGCTAAGCCAGGTATTAGCGCTTCAGGCTGGCGTAACCCAGCGTGGTGGGTTGCACATCCGGGGCGGTCGTGCGAGTGAGGTCGTTGTCATGGTCGATGGCGTACCGGTTACGGATAACTTCGACGGGTCAACGGCTGTGCAGCTCGAAAACGAGGGTATTCAGGAGTTGCAGGTGATTTCAGGCACGTTTAACGCCGAGTATGGCAACGCCATGTCGGGCGTGATTAATGTGGTGACCAAAGAAGGCCGATCGGATCGCTGGGCCGGCTCGATCAAAGCATACAGCGGCTCTTACCTGGTTTTCGGTGAAGGTGGCGAGGCCTACCTGCGTGGTGTTGAAGTCGAGCGCTACACGCGCCAGGGCATCCAGTACCGAGACGTCGATCCGTATGGCTACCTGCCCCTAAACCCAAGGCACTACTATAACCTGGAGACGGCGCTCGAAGGACCTGTCCTCACACCCAAGCTGACGCTCTTTGGACTGGTACGCTACTTCCACAACGACGGCTGGCTCTATGGCGTACGCTTGTTCAACATGGACGGCACCTATGGCGACTCGTCGCTGGTGCCCATGAATACTTTTTCGAAGTTGAGCTGGCAGGGGAACTTACGCTTGCAGGTGACGCCCAACCTGTTTATTAACCTTATTGGATTGGGTTCAGTCACGCGCAGTCGGCCCTACGATCTTTACTGGCGCTGGAACCCGGATGGCCGCACGCGCTCCTACGATAACGGCTACAACCTGAAGCTGCAAATTAAGCACCTGCTCAGTGCCCGCACGTTTTACACCGTACACCTAACCACGTTTTGGCGAGAAGCCTGGAGCCGCCGGTTCGACAACCCGCTGGATGCGCGCTACAATGGTCTTGCCATTTTGCCGCCAGATTCCATCGAAGTGGCACCAGGCATTTGGGTTCCCTACCTAACCGGGGGTGGCCGCTTTGCCCGAGGGGGAATGGATATGGGCCACTTCCGGCGCACTTCCCAGGCTTACTTTGCCAAGGCAGATTTGACCAGCCAAGTTGCCCGCAACCATTTGGTCAAAATCGGTGCTGAAGTGCGCCTAGACCGGCTAGATTTTACAGCGTTTAGCCTAATTCCTAAAACCGACGCCGAAGGCAATGTTATTGTGCCCTTCGAGCCGGCCGTACCCCAAGAGACCTCACTGCAATTTCAACGCTACAGCGACGTTAAGCCCCTTACGGCCAGCGCCTACGTGCAGGACAAAATCGAGTTCGAAAACTTTATTGTCAACGTAGGCTTACGCTTCGATTACTTTGATGCCCGTACGCCGGTCCCCGCGGATCCCTCAGATCCGAACATCTATTTCCCCTTCAAGAAAATCCACATCTATAAAGACCTCAACGGCGACGGGGTCATTACGGTCGACGAAGAGCGGGAAGATAACCGCTTTACGCTCGAAGAACGCGAAGCCTTCTGGTGGAAGTATCCTAAGCCAAAGTTGCAGCTTTCTCCGCGATTAGGCATTGCTTATCCTATCACCGAAAGCGGCGTGCTGCACTTTTCCTACGGCCACTTTCTCCAAATTCCAACGCTGAATTTGCTCTTTGCCAACTACGGCTACAAAATTCCCAACAATTCTGGATCGTACGGCCCCTATGGGAACCCTGACCTGGATGCCCAGCGGACCGTTATGTACGAAATCGGCTTCAAACAAGGCATCGGACCGTTTGTGATAGACGTAACGGCCTATGCCCGCGACGTACGCGACTGGGTTTCCACGTCTACCCCGATCGAGACCGAGATCCCTGGCGTGGTCTATGTGATCTACACGAACCGGGACTACGCTAGCACGCGGGGCGTAACAGCTACGCTTTCCCGCCGCTTTGAAGCTGGTTGGGGCTTTGACTTGAGCTATACCTACCAGGTGGCCGAAGGCTCAAACTCTAACCCAGAGGAAGAATTCTTCGCTCGCCTTGGCAACCAACAACCTTCGCTGGCGCTTTTACCCCTCGACTGGGATCAGCGGCACAAGGTTGCTGCTTCGCTTTACCTGGGCGGCAGACACTGGGGGGCATCACTACTGGGCATCTGGGGGTCAGGCTTCCCATATACGCCGTCCTTCCCCGAAGCCGCAATTACCGGGCCTAACGTACCGCCGGCCTTTCCACGCAACGCGCGGCGCATGCCTTCAACCTGGCAGCTCGACCTCTACGTGTATCGGGACTTTGAAGTGGCTGGCGTGCGCCCACGCCTGTTTGCCCAGGTCTATAACCTGCTTGACCGCCGTAATCCTGTGGCCGTCTTTGGCGATACTGGCCGGCCCGATGTGACGCTGCCTCAGCAGCAAGCCGCTTCGTTCGACCCCGGCTACTTTGTCCGGCCCGAACACTACAGCGAACCCCGCCGACTCCACATAGGACTTGAACTGCAGTTTTGA
- the ispG gene encoding flavodoxin-dependent (E)-4-hydroxy-3-methylbut-2-enyl-diphosphate synthase has product MERPRRRSRPVWVGKVQVGGGAPISVQSMTTTKTHDVEATLAQIRALAEAGADIVRVAVPRPEDAEALRDIVQGSPVPVVADIHFNYQYALKAIEAGVAKVRINPGNIGKEAWEREVLLAAKEKKIPIRIGVNSGSLERDLLDKYGYPKPEALFESAMRHVEICHKHGFEDIILSVKHSDVYYMIQAYRLVAAHTDFPLHLGVTEAGSFLSGSIKSAIGIGTLLVEGIGDTIRVSLATDPIKEVEVAHQILKALRLGPPGVNIIACPTCGRLTGDLFSIVEAVEEAVKARKFKKNLNVALMGCAVNGPGEAAGADLGVSLGRGRAHLFIRGKVVRVVPEDQVVEAVLEAIEQWEEPSGDGTNGAKV; this is encoded by the coding sequence ATGGAAAGACCACGTCGCCGCTCCCGTCCTGTTTGGGTGGGTAAAGTGCAGGTAGGGGGCGGAGCACCCATCTCCGTGCAGTCCATGACCACGACCAAGACGCACGATGTTGAGGCCACGCTGGCTCAGATTCGTGCGCTGGCTGAGGCAGGCGCCGACATTGTGCGTGTAGCTGTGCCGCGGCCCGAGGATGCCGAAGCGCTGCGCGATATCGTGCAAGGCAGTCCCGTGCCGGTGGTAGCCGATATTCATTTCAACTACCAGTATGCCCTCAAGGCCATTGAAGCTGGCGTAGCCAAAGTGCGCATCAACCCAGGCAACATTGGAAAGGAAGCATGGGAACGAGAAGTGCTGCTGGCGGCCAAAGAAAAGAAGATCCCAATCCGCATTGGGGTGAACTCCGGCTCGCTGGAGCGCGACCTGCTCGACAAATACGGCTATCCCAAGCCAGAGGCGCTCTTTGAGAGTGCCATGCGGCATGTAGAGATCTGCCACAAGCACGGCTTTGAAGACATTATCCTTTCGGTCAAGCACTCCGACGTCTACTACATGATCCAAGCCTACCGCCTGGTGGCGGCCCATACGGACTTTCCCCTTCACCTGGGCGTAACAGAGGCGGGTTCGTTCTTGAGTGGAAGCATCAAGAGCGCTATCGGGATAGGCACCTTGCTTGTCGAAGGGATTGGGGACACAATTCGCGTCTCACTGGCCACGGATCCAATCAAGGAAGTTGAGGTAGCCCATCAAATCCTGAAAGCCTTGCGGCTAGGACCGCCAGGCGTCAATATCATTGCATGCCCCACGTGCGGCCGGCTAACAGGCGATTTGTTTTCTATTGTAGAAGCCGTAGAAGAAGCCGTCAAAGCCCGTAAGTTCAAAAAGAACCTCAATGTGGCCCTTATGGGCTGTGCTGTGAACGGCCCGGGTGAAGCTGCCGGTGCCGACTTAGGCGTATCGCTAGGACGCGGGCGGGCTCACCTGTTCATCCGAGGTAAGGTAGTCCGTGTAGTGCCCGAAGACCAGGTCGTCGAGGCTGTACTCGAGGCCATTGAACAGTGGGAAGAACCCTCAGGCGATGGCACCAATGGCGCAAAGGTGTAA
- a CDS encoding rhomboid family intramembrane serine protease, translated as MYRDYNYYQPPTRFTLFPPVVKNLLILNGLVFLAQLVPTTDRWLVEWFALWPLGLPDLPGYPSFWPWQLVTYSFLHGGLTHLFFNMFALWMFGVSIEQFWGSRRFGLYYFLCVIGAGLTQLLVVTLSGTVFPTVGASGGVFGILLAFGMMFPNTPIYLYFLFPIKAKWLVIGYGLLELWAGVASTQSGVAHFAHLGGMVFGFLLIQYWRGKLLVKPRR; from the coding sequence ATGTATCGCGACTACAATTACTACCAGCCACCGACACGGTTTACCCTCTTTCCCCCGGTGGTTAAAAATCTCCTCATCCTTAACGGTCTGGTCTTTCTGGCGCAACTGGTGCCGACAACCGATCGCTGGCTGGTAGAATGGTTTGCTCTCTGGCCACTGGGGTTACCCGACCTCCCGGGCTATCCAAGCTTTTGGCCTTGGCAGCTGGTGACCTACAGCTTTTTGCATGGGGGACTGACGCACCTGTTTTTCAATATGTTTGCCTTGTGGATGTTTGGCGTGTCGATTGAACAGTTTTGGGGTTCTCGCCGCTTTGGACTGTACTATTTTTTGTGTGTGATCGGTGCGGGGCTCACCCAACTGCTGGTGGTAACGCTGAGCGGGACGGTGTTCCCTACCGTGGGTGCTTCTGGAGGCGTGTTCGGCATCTTGCTGGCCTTTGGGATGATGTTTCCAAACACGCCGATTTACCTGTACTTTTTGTTCCCAATTAAAGCCAAGTGGCTGGTGATTGGCTATGGCCTGCTAGAGCTCTGGGCTGGCGTGGCCAGCACGCAGTCTGGTGTAGCGCATTTTGCCCACCTGGGCGGTATGGTTTTCGGCTTTTTGCTCATCCAATACTGGCGCGGTAAGCTGCTGGTAAAGCCCAGGCGTTAA
- a CDS encoding rhomboid family intramembrane serine protease, which yields MSRFQIWYRMQPPALRALLTINVVLYVLWILALAHIDSTRRLVWIYLALNPDWPAILTHPWQLLTYNFLHLQVGFWGFLHLLFNMLWLVWIGREYEELHGSHQLLALYVLSGIGGGLVTVLLHGLFPSVGAFGGLVHGASASVLGVLMAVAILYPFKSVALFFFGPIRLLYLVLIFLALDVLFLSGGRTAVGAHLGGALFGFLYAKAEQRGWELAGWARVFFRSHRRSRASVAAEPGRVLRRLGAWVEQRRGSTAEGEAVAKHSRSLEEEVDRILDKISAHGYDSLTEEEKRILYEASRR from the coding sequence GTGAGCCGGTTTCAGATCTGGTATCGGATGCAGCCACCTGCACTACGGGCGCTGCTGACGATAAACGTGGTACTCTACGTGCTGTGGATCTTGGCCCTGGCCCACATCGACAGCACGCGTCGCTTGGTGTGGATCTACCTGGCGCTTAATCCGGATTGGCCTGCAATTTTGACGCACCCTTGGCAGCTGCTCACATATAACTTTCTGCATTTGCAGGTTGGGTTTTGGGGATTCCTGCACCTCTTGTTTAACATGCTCTGGCTGGTATGGATAGGCCGAGAATATGAAGAACTGCACGGTTCACACCAACTCCTGGCCCTTTATGTGCTCAGTGGCATAGGTGGAGGATTGGTTACGGTATTGCTGCACGGGCTATTTCCGAGTGTGGGTGCTTTTGGCGGGTTGGTACATGGGGCTTCGGCCTCCGTATTGGGTGTGCTAATGGCTGTAGCGATTTTGTATCCGTTTAAAAGCGTTGCGTTGTTTTTCTTTGGTCCCATTCGCTTGCTTTATCTAGTACTCATTTTCTTGGCGCTGGACGTGCTGTTTTTGAGCGGTGGGCGCACAGCTGTAGGCGCACATCTAGGGGGCGCTTTGTTCGGTTTTCTCTATGCGAAAGCGGAACAGCGGGGCTGGGAGCTGGCCGGATGGGCGCGCGTGTTTTTCCGTTCGCATCGACGCAGTCGGGCCAGCGTAGCAGCCGAACCGGGCAGGGTTTTGCGTCGCTTAGGCGCTTGGGTTGAGCAGCGGCGCGGTAGCACAGCCGAGGGAGAAGCCGTGGCCAAACACAGCCGCTCGTTGGAGGAAGAAGTAGACCGCATTCTCGACAAAATCAGTGCCCATGGTTACGATTCGCTAACTGAGGAAGAAAAGCGGATCCTTTACGAAGCCAGTCGGCGTTGA
- a CDS encoding LacI family DNA-binding transcriptional regulator, whose product MSLTIYDIAREAGVSIATVSRVFNNSPRVAPHTRKRVLEVARRLGYQPHVSAQSLARRQAQLVSAVVPMLTNYFFVEVLRGLQDRLAESPFDLLVYAAPTLADVDAHLERALQRGRSAGVMLFSTPLTQERVELLKRGRQPIVLVDSFHPDFDSVSIDNEQGGYLATRHLIEHGYRRIGLLMAHPDSVPARERRYGYERALREAGLTLDPSLIASSTDPHHHGYTEEGGREAMRQLLGHEPRPEAVFVVSDIMALGALQALEEAGLRVPDDVALIGFDDLRVSRYLGLSTLRQPMYEMGKLAAEKLLRRIAEPDLPVTSTVFAPRLICRRTCAAVKRNGQHEATGTASVSVQL is encoded by the coding sequence ATGAGCTTGACGATTTACGACATTGCGCGTGAGGCGGGGGTTTCGATCGCAACGGTCTCGCGCGTGTTTAACAACAGCCCGCGCGTTGCGCCGCATACGCGTAAGCGGGTTTTAGAGGTGGCCCGTCGCTTAGGATATCAGCCGCACGTTTCGGCTCAAAGTTTGGCGCGGCGGCAAGCTCAGCTCGTCTCGGCTGTGGTCCCCATGCTGACAAACTACTTTTTTGTCGAGGTGCTGCGGGGACTGCAGGATCGCCTGGCCGAGAGTCCTTTTGATTTGTTGGTTTATGCGGCGCCGACGCTGGCCGATGTCGATGCCCACCTAGAGCGCGCCCTGCAACGCGGTCGCTCGGCCGGTGTGATGCTTTTTTCGACACCACTAACTCAAGAGCGCGTGGAGCTGCTTAAGCGGGGACGCCAGCCCATTGTGCTTGTGGACTCGTTTCACCCGGATTTCGATTCGGTTTCTATTGATAACGAACAGGGGGGCTACTTAGCTACGCGGCACCTGATTGAGCATGGCTATCGGCGCATTGGCTTGCTGATGGCCCATCCCGATTCGGTGCCAGCACGGGAGCGGCGCTACGGCTACGAACGGGCGCTGCGTGAAGCAGGTCTTACGCTTGATCCGTCGCTGATCGCCTCCAGTACAGATCCACATCATCACGGCTATACCGAAGAAGGCGGCCGCGAGGCGATGCGCCAGCTGCTTGGACATGAACCTCGGCCAGAAGCCGTTTTCGTGGTGTCCGACATTATGGCGCTGGGGGCGTTGCAAGCCCTTGAAGAGGCCGGCTTGCGGGTCCCCGACGATGTGGCCTTGATTGGCTTCGATGACCTGCGCGTAAGCCGCTACCTAGGACTCAGCACACTGCGGCAGCCAATGTATGAGATGGGAAAGCTGGCCGCTGAAAAACTCCTGCGGCGGATTGCAGAACCCGACTTACCGGTAACCAGCACGGTCTTCGCGCCTCGCCTGATTTGCCGACGTACGTGTGCAGCTGTGAAGCGTAACGGACAGCACGAAGCTACAGGCACAGCTTCGGTGTCGGTGCAGTTATGA